A single window of Macadamia integrifolia cultivar HAES 741 unplaced genomic scaffold, SCU_Mint_v3 scaffold_238A, whole genome shotgun sequence DNA harbors:
- the LOC122071478 gene encoding mitochondrial pyruvate carrier 4 — MAASKFQALWNHPAGPKTIHFWAPTFKWGISIANVADFSKPPEKLSYPQQIAVCCTGVIWSRYSTVITPKNWNLFSVNVAMATTGIYQLSRKIRHDYFSESEVAVAEE, encoded by the exons ATGGCGGCTTCTAAGTTCCAAGCTTTGTGGAACCATCCTGCCGGACCTAAAACCA TTCACTTCTGGGCCCCAACATTTAAATGGGGTATCAGCATTGCAAATGTGGCTGACTTCTCAAAACCGCCCGAGAAGCTCTCATATCCTCAGCAAATAG CCGTTTGTTGTACTGGAGTTATCTGGTCACGCTACAGCACAGTAATTACACCG AAAAATTGGAACCTTTTCAGTGTTAATGTTGCAATGGCTACTACAGGAATTTACCAACTTTCACGCAAAATTCG GCACGATTACTTCTCCGAGTCAGAAGTGGCTGTTGCGGAAGAATGA